A single region of the Brassica rapa cultivar Chiifu-401-42 chromosome A03, CAAS_Brap_v3.01, whole genome shotgun sequence genome encodes:
- the LOC103858127 gene encoding uncharacterized protein LOC103858127, with protein MGVVVIDGSTVRSFVEDEEQFKKTIDERFAALDLNNDGVLSRSELRKTLESMRLLESHFGVDVVTPQEELTSLYDSIFEKFDTDQSGSVDREEFRSEMKKIVLAIADGLGSCPITMALDDDEDNLLKKAADLEASKLEKKAS; from the coding sequence atggGAGTGGTAGTGATCGATGGATCAACCGTACGATCGTTCGTGGAGGACGAGGAGCAGTTCAAGAAGACCATAGACGAGAGGTTCGCAGCTCTGGATCTAAACAACGACGGCGTTTTATCGCGATCCGAGCTACGGAAGACACTCGAATCGATGAGGCTTTTGGAATCGCACTTCGGCGTCGATGTGGTGACTCCTCAGGAGGAGCTGACGAGTCTGTACGACTCGATCTTCGAGAAGTTCGATACGGATCAGAGCGGTTCCGTGGATCGGGAGGAGTTTAGATCGGAGATGAAGAAGATCGTGCTAGCGATCGCCGACGGACTTGGATCGTGTCCGATTACGATGGCGTTAGATGACGATGAGGATAATTTGCTGAAGAAAGCGGCGGATCTGGAAGCTTCGAAGCTCGAGAAGAAGGCTTCGTGA